In Mastigocladopsis repens PCC 10914, a single window of DNA contains:
- the radA gene encoding DNA repair protein RadA, whose amino-acid sequence MAKPKTYYVCNECGVESPQWFGKCAACGTYNSLEEQIAIQSSTDIPSRGMSGWHQQAGSKPTATKPAKPRASLTFDQITDRQVPRWASGYEELDRVLGGGVVPGSMVLIGGDPGIGKSTLLLQVSNQLAQRYRILYVSGEESGQQVKLRATRLGVGRPLSLVGDDNGNNNVVIKTLEETPKVEETDGIGADLYVLPETDLEEILREMDSLKPNVAVIDSIQTVFFPALTSAPGSVAQVRECTAALMKVAKHEDITMLIVGHVTKEGAIAGPKVLEHLVDTVLYFEGDRFASHRLLRTVKNRFGATHEIGIFEMVDNGLREVPNPSELFLGNRDDPAPGTAIVVACEGTRPIVVELQALVSPTSYPSPRRAGTGIDYNRLVQILAVLEKRVGIPMSKLDSYVASAGGLNVGEPAVDLGIAIAIVASFRDRIVDPGTVLIGEVGLGGQVRSVSQMELRLKEAAKLGFKRAIVPKGQKFPSLDIEILPVSKVIDAIIAAIPQQGLTEEDLAPDEE is encoded by the coding sequence ATGGCAAAGCCGAAGACATATTACGTTTGTAACGAATGCGGTGTAGAATCGCCCCAATGGTTTGGTAAGTGTGCAGCTTGCGGCACCTACAACTCCCTAGAAGAGCAGATTGCTATTCAGTCATCAACCGATATACCAAGTCGCGGAATGAGTGGATGGCATCAACAGGCGGGTAGCAAACCTACAGCAACTAAACCAGCCAAACCACGAGCCTCATTGACCTTTGACCAGATTACTGATCGCCAAGTCCCACGTTGGGCTTCTGGTTATGAGGAACTAGATCGGGTACTAGGTGGAGGAGTTGTTCCCGGTTCTATGGTATTGATAGGTGGCGATCCAGGAATTGGCAAGTCTACACTGCTGTTGCAAGTATCGAATCAACTGGCGCAGAGATACCGCATTCTCTACGTTTCTGGAGAAGAATCAGGACAACAGGTAAAATTGAGAGCCACTCGCTTGGGAGTGGGAAGACCTTTGAGTTTAGTAGGCGATGACAACGGTAATAACAATGTAGTCATAAAAACTCTCGAAGAAACTCCTAAAGTAGAAGAAACTGACGGCATAGGTGCTGATTTATACGTTTTGCCAGAAACAGACTTGGAAGAAATTTTGCGGGAAATGGACTCACTCAAACCAAATGTGGCTGTTATTGATAGTATTCAAACAGTGTTCTTTCCAGCTCTCACCTCTGCACCCGGTTCTGTAGCACAGGTGCGCGAATGTACAGCGGCTTTGATGAAGGTGGCAAAGCACGAGGACATTACCATGTTAATCGTGGGACACGTCACCAAAGAAGGAGCGATCGCCGGACCCAAGGTATTAGAACACTTGGTTGATACGGTGTTGTATTTTGAAGGCGATCGCTTTGCATCCCATCGGTTATTACGGACAGTGAAAAATCGCTTTGGGGCAACTCATGAAATCGGCATCTTTGAAATGGTAGACAACGGACTGCGAGAAGTCCCCAACCCCTCAGAGCTATTTTTGGGCAACCGCGACGATCCGGCTCCCGGTACTGCAATTGTTGTTGCTTGTGAAGGGACACGCCCGATTGTTGTTGAGTTGCAAGCCTTAGTGAGTCCCACCAGCTACCCCTCTCCGCGTCGTGCTGGCACTGGTATAGATTATAACCGCTTAGTGCAAATTTTGGCGGTGCTAGAAAAACGGGTAGGTATCCCAATGTCCAAGCTGGATTCTTACGTCGCCTCCGCAGGTGGGTTGAATGTGGGAGAACCAGCGGTGGATTTAGGAATAGCGATCGCAATTGTTGCCAGTTTCCGCGATCGGATTGTTGACCCCGGCACCGTACTTATAGGGGAAGTTGGGTTAGGAGGACAAGTCCGCTCAGTGTCACAAATGGAACTGCGGTTAAAAGAAGCGGCAAAACTGGGATTTAAAAGGGCAATTGTACCAAAAGGGCAAAAATTCCCCAGCCTCGACATTGAGATTTTGCCAGTATCAAAGGTCATAGATGCGATTATTGCGGCGATACCTCAGCAGGGGTTGACGGAGGAAGACTTGGCACCGGATGAGGAGTAA
- a CDS encoding Uma2 family endonuclease, with amino-acid sequence MIATSTQDYQITWEKLPDDYVLPNHPVDNINQPPLAAALTESLEITGRLPDNALTPTNYGICATLNGKIVIKAPDWAYVPSIRVAREEVKRSYTPQLQGDMPVVVMEFISDTDGTEYSIKPTYPPGKWFFYERILKVPNYFIFEPDSGSLEAYRFDNTGQYLLQAPDENHHHWIPEMNLYLGVWQGTRENRTGYWLRWWDEQGLLLWGSELAEQERQRAERLAAQLRAAGIEPEI; translated from the coding sequence ATGATAGCCACTTCTACCCAGGATTACCAGATAACTTGGGAAAAATTACCCGATGATTACGTACTACCAAATCATCCAGTGGATAATATTAACCAGCCTCCCCTAGCCGCAGCTTTAACTGAAAGTTTGGAAATAACTGGCAGATTACCTGATAATGCGCTGACTCCAACAAATTACGGAATTTGTGCTACCTTAAATGGCAAAATTGTCATCAAAGCTCCTGATTGGGCATATGTGCCTAGTATCCGCGTTGCACGGGAAGAAGTAAAACGTAGTTACACGCCACAGCTGCAAGGAGATATGCCAGTTGTTGTGATGGAATTTATTTCGGATACAGATGGGACAGAGTATTCCATCAAACCAACCTATCCTCCTGGAAAATGGTTTTTCTACGAGCGCATCTTAAAAGTACCGAACTACTTCATCTTTGAACCCGATAGTGGCAGTCTGGAGGCTTATCGATTTGATAACACCGGACAGTATTTATTGCAAGCACCAGACGAAAATCACCACCACTGGATACCAGAAATGAACCTCTATCTTGGTGTTTGGCAAGGAACCCGTGAAAATCGCACAGGATATTGGTTGCGGTGGTGGGATGAACAGGGATTGCTGCTGTGGGGTTCGGAATTAGCCGAACAAGAACGGCAACGTGCTGAACGGCTAGCAGCACAATTGCGAGCAGCAGGGATAGAACCCGAAATTTGA